One window of the Candidatus Woesearchaeota archaeon genome contains the following:
- a CDS encoding magnesium transporter CorA family protein: MRAYTLIKEDVVSIPLEEVNPRMLTWVRCVNPVEEDLKILSDLSEIPIEEFRESIEEDQRPKLNITKYVEIIYRAPYRMKTEVITIPVSFFQINNQIITIEKTPLPILEDLEEMILKKRARFLFRKTPGFFFYYVFDKINDDFLSHIDRVTDSVETVKKKEEQIGEIAFERLYSLSVTSSFFNQALIANIEVLNALRKAYYKHFTTTNKRAFEELYYDALQILDREKIQREVITNLFNLQNIRITTRLNEFIKKLTALALVVMVPTLISGIYGMNVRLPLEDSPYAFWIILFTMAMITILMLWIFKEWEWF, encoded by the coding sequence ATGCGGGCATATACCTTAATCAAAGAAGACGTTGTCAGTATTCCGCTTGAAGAAGTAAATCCACGGATGTTAACCTGGGTACGGTGTGTGAATCCTGTCGAAGAAGATCTCAAGATATTAAGCGACCTTTCTGAAATTCCCATTGAGGAGTTTAGAGAATCTATTGAAGAGGATCAACGTCCGAAGTTAAATATAACCAAGTATGTCGAGATTATTTATCGTGCACCCTACCGCATGAAAACCGAGGTTATTACCATTCCGGTATCTTTTTTCCAGATTAACAACCAGATCATTACCATTGAAAAAACACCTCTCCCGATCCTTGAAGATCTCGAGGAGATGATCCTGAAAAAACGAGCGAGATTTTTGTTTCGTAAAACACCGGGATTCTTCTTCTACTATGTGTTTGATAAGATAAACGATGACTTTCTTTCCCATATTGATCGGGTAACTGACAGTGTCGAGACCGTTAAAAAGAAAGAAGAGCAAATTGGAGAAATCGCTTTTGAACGGTTGTATAGTCTGAGTGTTACTTCTTCTTTTTTTAATCAAGCACTTATTGCAAACATTGAAGTGCTGAATGCCTTGCGTAAGGCATATTACAAGCATTTCACAACCACAAATAAACGTGCCTTTGAGGAATTATATTATGACGCACTTCAAATTCTAGATAGAGAAAAGATCCAGCGTGAAGTCATTACCAACCTCTTCAATCTTCAAAATATTCGAATAACCACACGATTGAACGAATTCATCAAGAAACTAACGGCACTTGCTCTTGTGGTGATGGTACCAACCTTAATTTCGGGAATTTATGGCATGAATGTTAGACTTCCTCTTGAAGATTCTCCGTATGCATTTTGGATAATTCTCTTTACTATGGCAATGATTACCATTCTCATGCTGTGGATCTTTAAAGAATGGGAATGGTTCTAA
- the aspS gene encoding aspartate--tRNA ligase: MPMRTHTCGELRLNDNKKKVMLCGWNQSRRDHGGIIFIDLRDRYGLTQVVFDPKHQKAVHQIAEKVSREDVLQIKGTVRPRGERLENLKLATGQIEVLVDEVSLLSKADTPPLEVDDRANSNEEIRLKYRYIDLRRPLMQKNLVLRHKVYQVTRQYLDAHQFLEIETPMLARSTPEGARDYLVPSRVHPGKFFALPQSPQLFKQLFMVSGLDRYFQIARCFRDEDLRADRQPEFTQIDIEMSFVEEEDIFMLNEGLVKELFKKVLDVELKIPFRRMTYQEAMNIYGSDKPDLRFALPLHDVSQIMEKSNFSVFLNVLKANGSVKCINAPGCATFSRKDIEELTETVKIHGSGGLAWMKMTKEGRLESSIVKFFPEDVLKAVAKETKAKEGDLLLFVADHKHHTTNVALGHLRLELGKRLQLINDKEWNFCWITDFPLLEYDEDQQRHVAVHHPFTSPKDEDMVYLGSNKHEELAKIRAKAYDLVLNGVEVGGGSIRIHQRDVQEKVFTLLGISKKEAEAKFGFLLEAFRYGAPPHGGIAFGLDRLVALMTNNESIREVIAFPKNKHCISLLDEAPSEVAKDQLEELNLKLALPEKKK; encoded by the coding sequence ATGCCCATGAGAACCCATACCTGTGGAGAATTACGCCTTAATGATAACAAAAAGAAGGTTATGCTCTGTGGCTGGAATCAGAGTAGGCGAGACCATGGAGGAATAATCTTTATTGATCTGCGAGATAGGTATGGACTTACGCAGGTTGTTTTTGATCCCAAGCATCAAAAAGCTGTTCACCAAATTGCAGAAAAGGTAAGTCGAGAGGATGTTCTCCAGATTAAAGGGACTGTACGACCAAGGGGCGAGCGGTTGGAGAATCTAAAGTTAGCAACAGGACAGATTGAGGTACTTGTTGATGAGGTTAGTTTACTCAGCAAAGCAGACACCCCGCCACTTGAGGTTGACGATCGAGCAAACAGTAATGAAGAAATCAGGTTAAAATACCGTTACATTGATTTACGAAGGCCTTTGATGCAGAAAAACTTAGTCCTTCGCCACAAGGTCTACCAAGTGACGAGACAGTACCTTGATGCGCATCAATTTCTTGAGATAGAAACACCAATGCTGGCACGCTCTACTCCTGAAGGAGCACGTGATTACCTCGTTCCCTCACGAGTACATCCAGGAAAGTTCTTTGCCTTGCCCCAATCGCCACAACTCTTCAAGCAACTCTTCATGGTCAGTGGGTTAGACAGATATTTCCAGATTGCCCGTTGTTTTAGAGATGAAGACCTACGAGCGGATAGACAGCCAGAATTTACCCAGATTGATATTGAGATGAGTTTTGTTGAAGAAGAAGATATTTTTATGTTGAATGAAGGCTTAGTGAAAGAACTTTTCAAAAAAGTCCTTGATGTTGAACTGAAAATTCCTTTCAGACGCATGACCTATCAAGAGGCAATGAATATCTACGGAAGTGATAAACCCGATCTTCGATTTGCGTTGCCCTTACATGATGTCTCTCAGATTATGGAGAAGAGTAACTTTTCAGTATTCCTGAATGTGCTTAAGGCCAATGGCTCGGTAAAATGTATTAACGCTCCTGGCTGTGCAACATTCTCACGCAAAGATATTGAGGAACTCACCGAGACCGTCAAAATCCATGGTTCTGGTGGACTGGCCTGGATGAAGATGACAAAAGAAGGAAGGCTCGAAAGTTCCATTGTCAAATTCTTTCCCGAAGATGTACTTAAGGCAGTGGCAAAGGAAACAAAAGCAAAAGAAGGAGATCTGCTGTTATTTGTGGCAGACCACAAGCATCATACGACTAATGTTGCCTTAGGCCATCTACGTTTAGAACTAGGGAAACGATTACAGCTTATCAATGACAAAGAATGGAATTTCTGCTGGATTACTGATTTTCCTCTGCTTGAATATGACGAGGACCAACAACGACATGTTGCTGTCCATCATCCGTTTACTAGTCCTAAGGATGAGGATATGGTCTATCTTGGATCAAACAAGCATGAAGAACTCGCGAAGATTCGAGCAAAAGCTTATGATTTAGTCCTCAATGGCGTCGAAGTAGGAGGAGGAAGCATTCGTATTCATCAACGGGATGTTCAAGAAAAAGTGTTCACCTTGCTGGGCATTAGTAAGAAGGAAGCAGAAGCAAAATTCGGATTCCTTCTCGAAGCATTTCGTTATGGAGCCCCCCCTCATGGAGGCATTGCCTTTGGTCTTGATCGATTAGTCGCTTTAATGACCAACAATGAATCTATTCGTGAGGTTATTGCATTTCCAAAGAACAAGCATTGTATTTCTTTGCTTGACGAAGCTCCATCTGAGGTTGCAAAAGACCAGCTCGAGGAGCTCAACCTTAAACTAGCATTACCTGAAAAAAAGAAATAG
- a CDS encoding NFACT family protein: MKQALSSLELYYLCQEFQELVSGKVDKIYQPSKEEFLFSFHVPNKGKKMLKVFLPGFCYLTDYKGQQPDKPSGFCLFLRRHLTNARLQEVTQLAFERILFFTFTTKDDVITLIIELIPPGNVILCNKEHKIISAATTQTRKDRTVRGGVLYEALHQPYNFLILTKEDLQQVVEKSTKDSLVKTLALDLGLGGIYAEELCLRALVDKQKKIFTVQEMHQLFTAMTTLRTMQINAQIVTDEHNAVHDITPFILLRYAQEKAFVLKPMQSYNAALDECLTERKMVEVKKKTLSHYDTSIGKLQLILQEQEEKVKEYEKSEALYKSYGELLYQHYSLVQSLLQELNKARKEHSWEEIKEKAKGHPHIKQILEKEGKIVLALE; this comes from the coding sequence ATGAAACAAGCCTTATCTTCATTGGAATTGTATTATCTCTGTCAAGAGTTTCAAGAGTTAGTTAGTGGAAAAGTCGACAAGATCTATCAGCCGAGTAAGGAAGAGTTTCTCTTTTCTTTCCATGTGCCGAATAAAGGAAAGAAAATGCTCAAAGTATTTTTACCTGGATTCTGTTATCTGACAGATTACAAAGGTCAACAGCCAGATAAGCCTTCCGGATTTTGTCTTTTCCTTCGTCGTCATTTAACCAATGCACGGCTTCAAGAAGTAACGCAGCTTGCTTTTGAAAGAATCCTTTTTTTTACCTTTACGACAAAGGATGATGTGATAACCTTAATTATAGAACTTATTCCACCCGGCAATGTTATCCTTTGTAATAAAGAACATAAGATAATATCTGCTGCAACAACACAAACAAGAAAAGACCGTACGGTTCGTGGTGGTGTGTTGTACGAGGCACTTCATCAGCCGTATAATTTTTTAATCTTAACAAAGGAAGATTTACAACAGGTAGTTGAAAAAAGCACCAAAGATAGCCTGGTGAAAACCCTAGCACTTGATCTTGGTTTAGGTGGGATTTATGCAGAGGAGCTCTGTCTTCGTGCACTAGTGGACAAGCAAAAAAAGATCTTTACCGTACAAGAGATGCATCAACTCTTTACTGCAATGACAACCCTGCGAACCATGCAGATCAATGCACAAATTGTCACTGATGAGCATAACGCTGTTCATGACATTACTCCTTTTATTCTCTTGCGCTATGCACAAGAAAAAGCATTTGTTCTCAAGCCAATGCAAAGCTATAATGCCGCATTGGATGAATGTTTAACAGAGAGAAAAATGGTTGAGGTGAAAAAAAAGACTCTCTCTCATTATGATACCTCCATTGGAAAATTACAGCTGATTCTTCAGGAACAGGAAGAAAAAGTCAAAGAATATGAGAAGAGCGAAGCCTTGTATAAAAGTTACGGAGAACTCTTATATCAACATTATTCTCTGGTGCAGAGTCTCTTGCAAGAGTTAAACAAGGCCAGAAAGGAACATTCCTGGGAAGAGATTAAAGAAAAGGCAAAAGGCCATCCGCACATTAAACAGATCCTTGAAAAAGAAGGAAAGATTGTTCTTGCATTGGAGTAA
- a CDS encoding winged helix-turn-helix transcriptional regulator codes for MDKIDTYLLRILMQDSRIPLTQLAKKLKVSREVATYRLNRLKKEGIILDFVTEINREKLGFVGAAVFVNVKATHQKRFKQFLAETPFVSWVAELSGVWSFGLSITAKTNAELDERFLQIYNTFKDAIIDHRFTLHRRSLFFYEKYFGASPKQRSNKQYKGYSIDNKDKIILKELAKNSRIGSVALSQKISLTAPAITKRMKQLEASGHIENYSLFVDISKLGLFQYSIFIINKNIDEKQKLINYLTQHTHVSFLAEYVGDPFLEFGLFVKDPYQLREKLQEIEENFPNNRVIEVSLFQKEFVSVGPPLCVFE; via the coding sequence ATGGACAAAATAGACACCTATTTACTCAGAATCTTAATGCAAGATTCAAGAATTCCTCTTACCCAACTAGCAAAAAAACTGAAAGTTTCGCGGGAGGTTGCCACGTATCGCCTCAACCGATTAAAGAAAGAAGGTATCATTCTCGATTTTGTCACTGAAATAAATAGAGAGAAACTTGGTTTTGTTGGCGCTGCCGTTTTTGTGAATGTTAAAGCAACCCATCAAAAAAGATTTAAACAATTCCTAGCAGAAACACCGTTCGTCTCTTGGGTGGCAGAACTCTCCGGAGTCTGGAGTTTTGGTCTTTCTATAACCGCTAAAACAAATGCAGAATTAGATGAGAGATTCCTTCAAATATATAATACATTCAAAGACGCGATTATAGACCATCGCTTTACACTTCATAGAAGATCGCTGTTTTTTTATGAAAAGTATTTTGGAGCATCGCCTAAACAACGAAGTAATAAACAATATAAAGGTTATAGTATTGATAACAAAGATAAAATTATCCTCAAAGAACTAGCTAAAAACTCAAGGATTGGTAGTGTTGCGCTGTCTCAAAAAATTTCTTTAACAGCTCCTGCCATCACAAAAAGAATGAAACAATTAGAGGCAAGCGGGCATATAGAAAATTATTCTCTTTTTGTTGATATTTCAAAATTAGGATTATTTCAATATAGCATTTTTATTATAAATAAAAACATTGATGAAAAACAAAAACTCATCAATTATCTAACACAACATACCCATGTTTCCTTTCTTGCTGAATATGTCGGAGATCCATTTCTGGAATTTGGATTATTCGTTAAAGATCCATACCAACTGAGGGAGAAATTACAAGAAATAGAGGAAAACTTTCCTAATAATAGAGTAATTGAGGTCTCCCTCTTTCAAAAAGAGTTTGTCTCTGTTGGACCACCACTTTGTGTTTTTGAATAG
- a CDS encoding type II toxin-antitoxin system RelE/ParE family toxin — MFTIEFSNKSKKFLKRSDKQLAVRIIEKIELLKHNPVIHDSKKIIGQDRAFRIRIGDYRVLYEIDWNNNIILVDKIDKRSRAYD, encoded by the coding sequence ATGTTCACTATTGAATTCTCAAACAAGTCCAAGAAATTTCTCAAAAGATCTGACAAACAGCTAGCTGTAAGAATAATTGAAAAGATAGAATTGCTAAAACATAATCCAGTGATTCATGACTCAAAAAAAATTATTGGACAAGATAGGGCTTTCAGGATACGTATTGGAGATTATAGGGTATTGTATGAAATTGATTGGAATAACAACATAATTCTTGTTGATAAGATAGATAAAAGATCAAGAGCTTATGATTAG
- a CDS encoding ROK family protein, which produces MDYAVGIDIGGTKMSGALLDAQGHVITKMLVPTEARKGGNEIIANIISFSRRLRATKKIRGIGIGTPGFVMPNGKLASCYNIPSLMHVPVQKHLSEKIGFPVIIENDANCFAFAENRLGAGKNTRHMLGVIQGTGYGLGIIIDKKIYKGFLGGAGEPGHMHISPYAKKTYPKESTMEDWISGPNLVRRYKAHGGKIKDPTVFTLVQSKDPLARTVYHEMIHYLAWNLACLTNILNPERIVMGGGLSNLSYYKQLNKEFQQLVYPPLGRSVRIVKNKLGDDAGVIGAGLLVFEKHKLPVIG; this is translated from the coding sequence ATGGACTATGCAGTAGGTATTGATATTGGCGGAACAAAAATGTCTGGCGCTCTTCTGGATGCACAGGGACATGTCATTACCAAAATGCTTGTTCCCACCGAAGCAAGGAAAGGAGGAAATGAAATAATAGCGAACATTATCAGTTTCTCGAGAAGATTAAGAGCCACAAAAAAGATCAGAGGGATAGGTATTGGAACACCCGGGTTTGTCATGCCCAATGGAAAATTAGCGTCATGTTATAACATCCCAAGCCTGATGCATGTCCCTGTGCAAAAACATCTTTCCGAAAAAATAGGATTTCCAGTAATCATAGAAAACGATGCCAACTGTTTTGCTTTTGCTGAGAATAGGTTAGGAGCAGGAAAAAACACCAGACATATGCTCGGGGTTATTCAAGGAACAGGATATGGATTAGGGATCATTATCGATAAAAAAATCTATAAAGGTTTTCTCGGAGGGGCAGGTGAGCCAGGTCATATGCATATCAGTCCGTATGCAAAAAAAACATACCCAAAGGAGTCAACTATGGAGGATTGGATTTCTGGACCAAACCTTGTGAGGAGGTACAAAGCTCATGGTGGAAAAATAAAAGATCCTACTGTCTTTACCCTTGTCCAATCAAAAGATCCTCTTGCACGAACAGTATACCATGAAATGATCCACTATCTTGCGTGGAATTTAGCCTGTCTCACCAATATTCTGAATCCTGAACGCATTGTCATGGGCGGTGGTTTAAGTAACCTTTCCTACTACAAACAACTCAACAAGGAATTTCAACAATTAGTGTATCCTCCCCTAGGAAGATCAGTACGCATTGTAAAGAACAAGCTCGGTGATGATGCCGGTGTTATCGGTGCAGGCTTACTTGTCTTTGAAAAACATAAGTTACCGGTGATTGGGTAA
- a CDS encoding DUF192 domain-containing protein gives MIQNQTKKTTLVANVIYARTSWQKARGLMFQKPLQNTALIFPFTKEKLVPLHMCFVSFPIDVLFLNKDKQIVEIKENFTPWHFYKPKKKASFVIELPQGVVQKSCSQVGDSILF, from the coding sequence ATGATTCAGAATCAGACAAAAAAGACAACACTTGTTGCTAACGTAATCTATGCTCGTACTTCCTGGCAGAAGGCACGGGGATTGATGTTTCAAAAACCGCTTCAAAACACAGCACTTATTTTCCCCTTTACAAAAGAAAAATTGGTTCCCTTACATATGTGCTTTGTTTCTTTTCCCATAGATGTGCTTTTCTTAAACAAAGACAAACAGATCGTCGAAATAAAAGAAAACTTTACACCATGGCATTTCTATAAGCCGAAAAAGAAAGCAAGCTTTGTTATCGAGCTTCCCCAGGGTGTTGTTCAAAAAAGTTGTTCTCAGGTTGGTGATAGTATTTTATTTTGA
- a CDS encoding 5-formyltetrahydrofolate cyclo-ligase, with the protein MNIDKETLRKHLQEQRKSIPISQRHTKSQQIKDLLFELPQLKKAHDILFYVSFKSEVETLTMIRDMLRQKQRKMYVPFMHPEKRELGIAQIKSLNDLKPGSYDVLEPELGSLDECDPSVIDVALIPGLGFDRHGYRLGYGKGYYDKFLEDKEFLKIGVAFACQIQEKIPVDPWDVAMDILVTEKGVINVKSKSNHP; encoded by the coding sequence ATGAACATCGACAAGGAAACACTACGCAAACATCTTCAAGAGCAAAGAAAATCCATTCCAATCTCACAAAGACACACAAAGAGTCAACAGATTAAAGATCTTCTTTTTGAACTCCCACAACTAAAGAAAGCTCACGATATTTTATTCTATGTTTCTTTCAAAAGTGAAGTAGAAACGCTGACGATGATCAGAGACATGCTTCGTCAAAAACAAAGAAAGATGTACGTACCTTTTATGCATCCTGAAAAAAGGGAGTTGGGAATTGCCCAGATTAAAAGTCTTAATGACTTAAAGCCAGGCAGCTACGACGTACTTGAACCAGAACTAGGAAGCCTTGACGAATGTGATCCGAGTGTTATTGATGTTGCGCTTATTCCTGGTCTTGGCTTTGACCGACACGGTTATCGTCTCGGCTATGGCAAGGGATATTATGATAAGTTCTTAGAGGATAAAGAATTTCTCAAGATAGGAGTAGCGTTTGCCTGCCAAATTCAGGAAAAGATTCCGGTTGATCCATGGGATGTGGCTATGGACATTCTTGTGACGGAAAAAGGCGTTATCAATGTAAAAAGCAAATCGAATCATCCCTAA
- the purD gene encoding phosphoribosylamine--glycine ligase, translated as MVHVLLVGNGAREHALAEWITRSPDATLFSWMHANNPGIIACSQKYMLGKLDDFDKLKEFIDEVMPEIAVIGPEAPLAAGIVDFLHGFHIRCIGPTRVLAQVETSKSFLRDLMKKYQIKGLPAYKVFSHDAGLEFFMQQLSGIVVKPDGLTGGKGVKVQGDHFHDIQEALDYCKELFAKQETVVVEEKLDGEEFSLQCLTDGKTVLAMPPAQDHKRAYSNDTGPNTGGMGSYSCADHLLPFLKKEHIQEAVTITEQVAHALTKETGEHYKGILYGGFMLTNTGVKLIEYNARFGDPEAMNVLPIIKNDFVKVADALTKGKLDTITLAFAQKATVCKYLVPEGYPTHPVKGAVIDISACGKKARKYYASVDEHNGKLIMSSSRAIAMVGIAPSIEEAEKIVQDAVSKVKGKVFFREDIGTKELLKKRVDHMNKLLKVKTKTTKESKEP; from the coding sequence ATGGTTCATGTATTACTGGTGGGAAACGGTGCACGAGAGCATGCTCTTGCAGAATGGATTACCCGAAGTCCTGATGCTACGTTATTTTCGTGGATGCATGCAAATAATCCAGGGATTATAGCTTGTTCTCAAAAATACATGCTGGGAAAGCTGGATGATTTTGATAAACTCAAAGAATTCATTGATGAGGTAATGCCAGAAATAGCGGTCATTGGTCCTGAAGCACCCTTAGCAGCAGGCATTGTTGATTTTCTGCACGGATTCCATATCAGATGCATTGGACCGACGCGTGTACTGGCACAGGTCGAAACCAGTAAATCGTTCTTGCGCGATTTGATGAAGAAGTATCAGATCAAGGGCTTGCCAGCATATAAGGTATTTTCTCATGATGCTGGACTTGAATTCTTTATGCAACAACTTTCCGGCATTGTTGTTAAGCCTGATGGATTAACTGGCGGAAAAGGAGTAAAGGTACAGGGCGATCACTTCCACGATATCCAAGAGGCTTTGGATTATTGTAAAGAGCTTTTTGCAAAACAGGAAACAGTCGTTGTTGAGGAGAAACTTGACGGAGAGGAATTTAGCCTACAATGTTTGACTGATGGAAAAACCGTGCTTGCAATGCCACCGGCACAAGATCATAAACGTGCATACAGCAATGACACTGGGCCCAACACCGGAGGCATGGGATCTTATTCATGTGCAGATCATCTCTTGCCTTTCCTGAAGAAAGAGCATATACAAGAGGCTGTGACCATTACCGAACAGGTTGCTCATGCATTAACCAAAGAGACTGGTGAACACTATAAAGGTATCCTGTATGGTGGTTTTATGCTCACCAATACCGGAGTAAAGCTCATCGAGTACAATGCTCGATTTGGCGATCCTGAAGCAATGAATGTATTGCCTATTATTAAAAACGACTTTGTGAAGGTTGCCGATGCTCTCACCAAAGGAAAATTAGATACGATTACCTTAGCATTTGCACAAAAAGCAACGGTTTGCAAATACCTTGTTCCTGAAGGGTATCCAACGCATCCAGTAAAAGGAGCAGTCATCGATATCTCTGCATGTGGAAAAAAAGCACGCAAATATTATGCCTCAGTTGACGAGCACAATGGAAAACTGATCATGAGCTCTTCGCGAGCAATTGCCATGGTTGGTATCGCTCCGAGTATTGAAGAAGCTGAAAAAATTGTCCAAGATGCTGTAAGCAAGGTAAAAGGAAAGGTGTTTTTCAGAGAAGATATTGGAACAAAAGAATTACTCAAGAAACGCGTCGATCATATGAACAAACTGTTGAAAGTGAAAACAAAAACAACAAAAGAATCAAAAGAGCCATGA
- the purF gene encoding amidophosphoribosyltransferase, with protein MCGIIGIIGQENVAPELYAGLIMLQHRGQDAAGINTCTDCFHLEKGLGLVQEVFTERKLKNLKGTMGIGHVRYPTAGYALSAQEAQPFILTHPYGISIAHNGNSTNYGQLRDLLINKLHRQLQSSSDSEAILNILAEGLLEHAKKEFSVQNFYKAVAYLFQNVKGSYSMVGLIGNKGLYAVRDPHGIRPLILGKKTVNGKENYMFASESCALSALGYSIVRDVAAGEAFFIDREGNVHHKQVGPNKGTPCIFEYVYFARPDSIIDKISVYKTRLRLGKELAKVVAKANVPIDVVVPVPDTSRACALALAAKLKVKYREGLLKNRYIGRTFIMHSQELREVSVKFKLTPVTIELKGKRVLLVDDSIVRGTTSKRIIQMVRNAGARKVYFASSCPPIRYPDVYGIDMQTRREFIARDHSIEEIKKIIGADALFYQTMEGMIKASRAGNPAIKAFCTACFDGNYPTGDVTPEVLKAIEEQRILAKSC; from the coding sequence ATGTGTGGTATTATCGGAATTATTGGTCAAGAGAATGTTGCTCCTGAACTGTATGCAGGATTAATCATGCTCCAGCACCGAGGACAGGATGCAGCAGGGATTAACACCTGTACAGACTGTTTCCATTTAGAGAAAGGTCTAGGACTTGTCCAAGAAGTATTTACCGAACGGAAATTAAAGAACTTAAAAGGAACCATGGGTATTGGTCATGTTCGCTATCCAACTGCAGGTTATGCCCTGTCAGCGCAAGAGGCACAACCATTTATTCTGACGCATCCGTACGGTATCTCCATTGCCCATAATGGAAACTCGACTAATTATGGACAGTTACGAGATCTCCTTATCAACAAACTCCATAGGCAATTACAGTCCAGTTCTGATTCTGAAGCCATCCTTAATATTCTGGCAGAAGGACTTCTGGAACATGCAAAAAAAGAGTTCTCAGTTCAAAATTTCTACAAAGCAGTTGCCTATCTCTTCCAAAACGTCAAAGGCAGTTATTCGATGGTCGGGCTTATCGGAAATAAAGGACTCTATGCTGTCCGCGATCCTCATGGCATTCGACCCCTGATTTTAGGAAAAAAAACAGTGAATGGAAAAGAGAACTATATGTTTGCCTCAGAATCGTGTGCCTTGTCTGCACTTGGTTACAGTATTGTCAGGGATGTGGCTGCAGGAGAAGCATTTTTTATCGATAGAGAAGGTAATGTCCATCACAAACAGGTTGGCCCTAATAAGGGAACGCCATGCATTTTTGAGTATGTCTATTTCGCTCGTCCAGATTCAATCATTGACAAAATCAGTGTCTACAAAACAAGATTACGATTAGGAAAGGAACTAGCCAAAGTCGTTGCAAAGGCAAATGTTCCTATTGATGTTGTTGTTCCTGTACCAGACACTTCACGGGCATGCGCATTAGCACTGGCAGCAAAACTCAAGGTAAAGTATCGAGAAGGATTACTCAAAAACAGATATATTGGCAGGACATTCATTATGCACAGTCAAGAGCTCAGAGAGGTTTCAGTCAAGTTCAAACTAACGCCAGTAACCATTGAACTCAAAGGAAAAAGAGTACTTCTTGTTGATGATAGCATTGTTCGGGGAACTACCTCTAAACGGATTATTCAAATGGTGCGCAATGCTGGTGCAAGAAAAGTGTACTTTGCTTCAAGCTGTCCACCGATACGATATCCAGACGTCTATGGTATTGATATGCAAACAAGGAGAGAGTTTATTGCAAGAGATCATAGTATTGAAGAGATCAAAAAAATTATTGGTGCAGATGCACTCTTTTATCAGACCATGGAAGGGATGATCAAGGCATCTCGCGCAGGCAATCCGGCAATCAAAGCCTTCTGTACAGCCTGTTTTGATGGGAATTATCCAACAGGAGATGTAACGCCAGAGGTTCTCAAAGCCATTGAAGAACAACGGATACTGGCAAAGAGCTGTTAA